The sequence tcaagaatgcccattgatttaagatgcatttttacttttataacccatggcatgtagttgtttccagttgattctaaaggagtaaatttaagcttttccagattcgacattttctattaaaacaaacatcatgataaattatagtcactttatattcataagtatataaacattaaacataaatttaatataacataaatgataagtaggtgacagtgtcgaccatatgtaagtaatcattaataaatgttatataacataaatataaatattagtaaacataaatgataattaggcgacagtgtcggccatataaatgttagataatagaaatataaatgttagtaacataaatgataattagacgacagtgtcgatcatatattattcaggtggtataaccgaccatatatcattttggtggtataaccgaccatatatcattttggtggtataaccgaccatatatcattttggtggcagagccaaccatatttagtattaagattatcgtgctgataacgtgttataattcagtaggcttataactacctttagtggtttgattcttgatgttataattcagtaggcttataactacctttagtggtttgattcttgatgttataattcagtaggcttataactacctttagtgatttgattcttgatttagaatactaataatgaagtgtaagaacaaagatgataatggagagaaagaaagaaacactttgtaagtgtgagaaatggtgcaagtttaatgcttgcattcatgagtatttatagcctaaaatctcaatataaaaatacatactttgtgtaccaaaattgactatatgtatacaccaaaattgactatccatatctatattattattattattataacagtttATATCTAAATCACTCCATGTTGGCTAATATAAAAAATAATGAAGGTATTATAAGCACTAAGAAACCTTTATATACACATTAATTAATGTTTGATATATAGGTGAAAGAGTAAACTAGATCACTAACCGCTAAACCATGACAAACATGGTGTACGGTGTTCTCATTGCGTGTTGACCATTTTTGATTATCATAATTAACTATAGGTGGTGTATCTACAAAGTATTTATCAAATTCATCTCGTACTTCATCTGGGAATTTAGAAAGCTTTCTCGTCTCTGTATTCATCATCAGCCAAACACTACAACATATAGCACAAGAAATATGCCCTGCCATCATGCATAAAAAAAATTCTCGATTTCCATATAAAAATGTTTATTACCATGAAGCTCTTATCAATATCTCCCCTGTTTTTGCGTCGCAAAGTTTCCAATTCGAGTACATACCAATTTTTCCATACGCAGCTTTCCATGTATCAACTTGAATAATGTCACCACTGTAATAGTGTAATATAGTAAGCAATTAAAGAATGCCAGAGCATATTAAAGTCTAACTAATATGACAATATGTTTAACTTGATATGTGTATTCTAAATGGTTTAAGTAATAATTGTTGGATTAAACCAAATAGTCATTGGCCTAgtgttgaaggtgtgaagaatttgatcaaaggaacaagacGTGACTTGATGAACAAggcgcttgacttggtgaacaagtcgtagggagcttgacttggtgaacaagttgtagggagcttgacttggtgaacaagtcgtcgTAGAGATtttgttgccttaattaaatcttctagtaggaatggagtatggagcaagtaatagatatatggaatgtcttttacttgaaggacaagtttaacttggtggacaagtttaacccttcctataaattgtaacccctagcctcattgtaatgtgtgcacaaaattaatagtagaaaatctctggtttgcgctcgtggagtaaacccttctctgtgttttggagttgagatataaccacattaaataccctgtgtcgtttatctttttttatttatcgttctagctttattaatcgtttttcgtttgtgggtttggtggtttgATGAATCACCTATCTTGTTAGGGTCTACCGAATTCCTAACACCTAGGTCCATCATATTGCGGTAACTTTGAAACCTTGAGGTTGATCAAGTCCAAGCCAATAAATCGGCATATTCATGAATTATATATAAATTGCTTATAAAAAAATCAAAAGGTCATTGGTCTAGCGGTATTGAGGTAACGCTAGCCTCTAACTAAGAGGTTGTGGATTCTACGTCCCTGGTAAACATGTATATATTCGTAAAAAATTCGTGTAGCTGTGTGATTTTTGGTTTAAAAAAACTATAAAAAAAAGTGTAGTACCACATTGGATAAGAGTCCACTTCAACTAGCATCTTCCCCATCACCCAAATGAGGTTCTTCTTGCACATCTCAGGTGATAAACCTAAGCCGTCACCCAAGAGTCCTATTGCCTTTATATGGTTAATGGCTGTTTCCTGCGAACTCTACTTGAGATTATAAAGTGTTCTATACCAATAAATAGACAAATGACAAGTCACAATAATGCTTTATAAGATATCAATTTTACCATATATACACCTGTAAGATATTCATTAGTGTTTCTATAGAAACTTTTCGATCTGGCCCAGTTTCATAGGTTCTAACATCGAAGTTCCGCCTGAATATAAAGCGATCTACCATCCTTCCTACATCAAGATCAATAACAGAACTCGAATCTATCGCCCCAACTCTTGTGACAGTTACCTTTGCAGGAACATTTACTTTTAAACCCCATGAAGAAGCTGCATATTTTGTGTTTATGCTTCCATGCATATGTATAGTTCGTTTTGCGCCTCGAAGATTACTAAATGTCATGCCATGGTTCCAGAAAGAGCTCAAACAGAAAGGTGCGCTAACAGCCATTATAATAGTTTTTGATAGTAAGTGAGTTAAAGTAGATTTGGCACTTCGCAATGTATATAGTTTTGTATAAAAACTCTATATATGGTCGACCATATTTTTTGAACATATATATAGATAACACCAAATTGGTTAAGTAAGCTACATTACAAATTAGAGAACATTTATGCAAAGATAGTCATGGCCTATATATTGTGGGTACATTTTAAAGAATGAGAAGCGGCCACCATCTATAGAAGAATTAAAATGCATAGCACGGCTATTCGGCCAACATCTATCATTTTTATCTAAAATTGTATATCGAAATTATTACTAATGAATGACTTATTGTGCAACAAAAAGAGTATTAGATTACGTTTGATGTCCTTTTAATTGAAAGTGTTGAACCGTCTTTTATTTAGTGCGTTTGTTACTGACATTTACTTGGTCGTTCCAGCAATCAGTGTTGAATCATTCAAAAAAATTTTAAACGCTAGAAATTTACTATCAAACCTCTCTAGCAAGCAACTAGAAGAGGTGAAAAAACAATTTACATATGATTACAAAGCTAATTTTGCCATTTGAGGGGGATTTTCCCTCTACGAACAAGTCAacgaaaagaaaaattaaaaattgaaTCAAATGACGCATCCTTCTTCATCGCAAAAGAGGCAAAAAGAACACTATTCTGAAATCTCTATATTATCCACAAGGTAGCAATTAAAATGGCGAAGATGTTCTCTTTATGTACCAAAGTTATGTTCCATGTATCAACCCAACCGAGAAGCTCACTATAAAGACAAAGTTGATAGCATCAGTACCAACCCACCTTCGAATCATACTCCAAATAGCAATATCACAAATGAACAAAGTATGCGATAAAGACTCAACTTTATGGGAGCATGAAACACCTCGATACATCTGCGGGACAAATTCAGCCTCGTGGGTAAACGATCCAGTATGCATCTCCATAGAAACACATTTATTTTTCTCGGCAAAAACTTGAACCATCTTGTGCTAGAAGAAAGCGAAGGAAGTAATTTATTATCAATGGCCACTCGAGCACTCTTTACCGATAACAACCCATCAACCTCAAGCTTCCACCACCACATGTCCGGACCATCTACCAAAGTAACATGACGGACTTCCGCAGCAAGAAGATCAAGCGCAGCTTTGTTTTTAGATTAAATCATTCACAGTTGAAATACCCTCCCAAGCATTCAACATATCCTTTAATATACTCCTGAATTAATATCAACAACACTTATCGAGTGTCGATTATTGACGACTTGACTgtcgtttagagcctaaattgaacttcaggcatgtttaaaattcatgaaaatttgattcttgtctcatttttttaacctacttattggccggaggtctatTTGAAATTAATCTCTCTATCAATAGAACATTGAGAGAAGAGTCTTTACTCTTGGGTGTTTCACTCTGTgtagagaaatgatttctctttattttaGTATAAGGAAAGAACAGTCTACATCTTACCTTCTCCATACTCCACTTTTATGAGATTGAGTTTTGTTATTGTTATCGTATTACTTATCAAAGAATTATATTTgttaatttaatcatttaaaaGGTTAACTATACATTAACTGCAGATTATTAATAAAGTTTATTTAGAATTTATTATCAAACAAGTTATTGTTATCATAACTAAATTCAATTAGAACCTTTAAATTATTTAGAATTTAAATTATTTAATGCTTATTTATTCGGTTTTATTAAACACACAATTATCCATTTGACTAAATTATGACTTCGGAAGTTGATTAAATTTATTTCAGAAAACGTAGAGTTGTTATTGCTGGTAGAAGTTCTAGTCTAAAATAGTCTGCGCAATTAATGTGTTATTAAGAACAttcgcacaagtagtcaagtagatACAATATTTACTTAAATTTTTTTAGACATATATACGGAGTATAATTTTGCGTATTTTTAATTAATGTACAGTTTTCAACATTATTTAGTTAATGTGGGGTGAAGTTTAAGCCACTGGGCTTTATGCGAGAAAAATGATGTAGTTACTACTTACTAGTACTAGCATACATCATAACTACATAAGAGAACATTGTTCTTGTTACACCATTGTCATATTAGTATCACTTGTTAGACCACATATAAAGAAAGTGTTTGCCAATGTAAAACGTACGAAGGATGAGGTGTTTTTGATTTTTTTTACTTTTCTTTAATTCTTTTAATACAATTTTCATCATTTTTTTAACTCAACCTCCAATTATATTTTGCCATATCAACCATAAACGCCATAAACAACCTTCCCCATAACAATTTCATACTTAACACGTGGTATATTCCAATAAAATCCTCTCATCCACTCCACATTAACGCTACCATTAGACCGATTGTATCGGTATCATCCAACAGGCGTTGGAATCGACGTGGAGCCAAAGCAACGCCTGCCGCTGGTGTATTGCGGAGTTGCAGGGGGCCGTTGCGGCGGCGTTGGGGAGAATTCAACGGAGAAGGCAACGGACGTTGCGGACAGGTGACGAATTACAATTGGTTCATGATTTTTTGActgtttgaaaatatatatatatatatatatatatatatatatatatatatatatatatatatatatatatatatatatatatatatatatattctgatcAGCTAATTTAAATTATATTAACATATACATTTGCAACATAAACAAATATATACATTCAGCTACATAAACAATGGCACCGATAAGAGCTTCGTTCGACTTTCATTTTTGAGGTAATACAACGAGCGACTGGAAGTCATACATTGGTGGAACGAAAATGGAATTTAACGAGTTCTACATTAATGACTTTGATTTTTCAGTGTTGGAGAAGTTACTCAAAAAAGAAATATTTTTCCCATTTTCGAGTATTTAGTATTTAGACGAAGAGAAGACAGAAGTGATGTTCCTGTGTAATGACGTATGGAAGAACCTTAAAAAACGAGCCAGGAAAAATGGTATCGTATTCAATTGTATGTTATGGATTTAAACACATGGAAAAATAACCCGGTCCCTTCCGATTCTGGAAGTAGTTTCAAATCAGGAACGTCGATGAAGTGAGACTTTTAATAATTGTAACTTTCCGTTTTTAggactattttatgaatttaaattaTGTCTTTTTCTTAGGATTTATAATTATGTATTTTTCAAATTATGATATTATTTATATGTCTTTTAAGATTAACTAGTAAATGATCCGGTACGCGCGTTGTTGCGTGTGTTCGGAACTCTATCTCTCAATTATCGGTGCAGTTGGTAGCATGAACTGGGATGAAGCCATTGACTTAGCTATTTCGAAGAATTCGCTTCAGCGGGTGATTAAACTAAAAAAGTCTTTTTGGCCCTTCATCATTTTGAATCGAGACCCGGCTCGCATCGTTCCAACAACTGTATAACAGAAAAAATCTATCAGGATACATGAGTGGTGTAGAGATTTTGGATACATGATACATGAAAAAATCCATCAGGATACATAAGTATTTGAAGTAAAGTATTTGAAGTATAGTAGTGTAGAGATTCTGGATGTGGCTTGTGTTATTATAAGTTACATGAAGAACCATTATTAACAGTAACACCATAAAAAtatcgacaacaacaacaacaaaacccaataccacataagtggtgtatgagcATAAAAAGATTCATTAGTGTGATTTTAATCTTTAAAGTGGCTAGTGTTGCTTTAAGCAATTACAGCTTTTGCCAAAGTACTTAATATTAACAGTGTACAATATGTTTAAGTTATTGTTAGTTTCATTGGTTATATAGCGTTTAAATTCGCTATTGGTAAGAATAATTACCTGTAGGCTGTAGTGAATGATTCTCTTTCGACCCGCTCTCTTATTTGCCAAGATATCGATAATATTTAGTTATACCTATACAAAAAAAGAaccaacatcattaataccttaacaacataatatacaaaaaataaaatacaaaagaCAGACTAAAATAACATAACAGTATATATGCAAATAATCTTTTATACAATACTCTTTCTAACTGTATACAAACAATTTCTCGTAACTGTATAAAAATAACACACACttgataaattttatttttattttataaaacagcATCTTGCAAATGATCTGACTGCTGCTGTTACGTGCAGCCATATAGCAGGTTCAACACGCCAGTCCCATTTTGAAACCAATCTAAAACCCATTTATATTTGATAAACCCAAACATATCATATATAATCTTGAAGCTTTTCGGGTCTACTTTATAACCCACTTAATTGTTATTGCCAAAACTTTATCACTATCAACTTATGAACCTGCAAAgtaggcccgagagtcattttTGATATTTTTACTAAAACCTTAATAATCTTATGACACAAGCATGAATCCATCACAACTGGGCAGCCCAGATAAATTTCACAACTGATATGACTTTTTGAACGTGCTGACAACTTCTGTTTCTTAAAACCCTACATACGGGTCAAAATATATCCTTATGACCTGTATGAGTCGTAATTTCTCACTTCAAGCGAAATATATTCAAAACTCATTTCCAAGAGACCATTACTTCTAAACTCACTTACCCGACATATGGAACGTCTACATATtgatcgttacccattttgacactttttgaCCACAGATGTCAAGTGTTTCATATAGCCCTAACCAAGGCTTTCCTTCATTTTGGCTGTAATTTTACGATCAATTCACCTCCAATGGTCTAACAAATCAACAAAGCATTTATATAACTGAGCATACTCAATTAAATACAGGGATTCAAGCATAAACTAAATTCAAAATACAACTAAATAACAAAAAAGTAAAACAATCAGCAAAAAATAAAACAAACATTAACAAATGCACTCACTATGAAGAGTAGATTCATCGGTGCTCCCAACTGACAGATTAGAACCAACTACATTCGACAAAGCCTAATCAATCAAACCAGTAGATAAAACATCCTCATACACACCTATAtctaaatccaaaaaaaaaaaaaaaaaattcagtatCACAAATACGACAAAACAAAACCATACTCATAACATTAATAGATAATGTAAGGACGTAAAAGCATTACCACTTCTAAGAGGCTGTAAATTTGTATGAGCACTTGTTACAGCATCAAAACTAAATTATCCACCAGCACACAATAAAGGAGATCCAGATACAACCGTAGAAGAAGATCCAAATGTATTATTACCAAATCCCTCGTCTTCGCAATCAATTAGTTTAAAATTGTTACAAATGTACAGTAGTTACTCAAATAGTTTAAAATAGATTGAAAAATTACATagattaaaagtaaaataaaggcaTATTTACATACAGAATAGTAattttgtaacatcctcaaccaggcctagctgtaagattactagtttgcccttaatTATAtgttgtgttactatatgcttttattttaatttaacatttataattatttgataatgtggttaggaccagtttgtgacaagggtcatagaacaggtttgtttatttgatttgtgcttcgtttgggttgccaaatgatgtacgaaggatatcagataactgatatatACCCTTATGTTTCACAGTATAGAATTTAATCCCAAATAAAAGACTTGTGTCTATCTCTCTTTTGCATTTTCCAGaaacttacacacacacacacacacacacacatacacacacacacacccgtACCATCATCTTCATCTAATCAAAACCATAAAAtctaatctttgatctagagctcaaattattcacatcttcttgttctgtgtgattttgtgatcattttaaggtaagctTCTCTTTGATTCATGTCTTGATTCTTGCTTAAATTGGATTTTTGTATTCATATGGGTTTTTGGtgttttgatgcttgattcttaATCATAAGTGTTTGttgtgcttaattgatgttagatatatgttctatatagtttatatgatgtttttgaagtggttttggtattagatcttgcaaaaatcatgatttggggtcaaaaaacgcgaaaacagcgagctaGACTTTTCTAACAactcccacacttttgacagctcaaccacgcggttgagtacACATTTGAGAGCTCAACCACGTAGTTGAGGGCTTAACTGTACATTTGAggtctcaaccacgtggttgagcactGATCAGCTTTTGATAAAATTGTTAAgtgcataactttcaaaccgtaactccgtttttgatgaataaactatcgttggaatcatcttgaagtttactttccaatgataaggttttaagaagctagatcaaactttattttggtcataaGTAAGGGTTTTAAagtgtatgtcttgttttgcactCATTGAGTGTCGATATTGTTTGAGTTTATGATGTaggcttatcatatagtgaatatatgATGGTATGTGCTAATTTATTGTATGTATTGATGTTTTATGTTATGCTTTTTGAAAAACCCGTATAAACAGctgctgctactgttcttcatcactcgcacgagtgagccttcactcgtacggttggggtggtcatgaaatgtcccgttcttattgattaaaaacgttccatattaattgatttcgttgcgaggttttgacctctatatgagacgtttttcaaagactgcattcatttttaaaacaaaccataacctttatttcatagataaaggttttaaaaaaaactttacgtagattatcaaataatgataatctaaaatatcctgtttacacacgaccattacataatggtttacaatacaaatatgttacaacaaaataagtttcttgaatgcagtttttacacaatatcatacaagcatggactccaaatctcgtccttatttaagtatgcgacagcggaagctcttaataatcacctgagaataaacatgcttaaaacgtcaacaaaaatgttggtgagttataggtttaacctatatatatcaaatcataataatagaccacaagatttcatatttcaatacacatcccatacatagagataaaaatcattcatatggtgaacacctggtaaccgacattaacaagatgcatatataagaatatccccatcattccgggacacccttcggatatgatataaatttcgaagtactaaagcatccggtactttggatggggtttgttaggcccaatagatctatctttaggattcgcgtcaattagggtgtctgttccctaattcttagattaccagacttaataaaaagggcatattcgatttcgataattcaaccatagaatgtagtttcacgtacttgtgtctattttgtaaatcatttataaaacctgcatgtattctcatcccaaaaatattagattttaaaagtgggactataactcactttcacagatttttacttcgtcgggaagtaagacttggccactggttgattcacgaacctataacaatatatacatatatatcaaagtatgttcaaaatatatttacaacacttttaatatattttgatgttttaagtttattaagtcagctgtcctcgttagtaacctacaactagttgtccacagttagatgtacagaaataaatcgataaatattatcttgaatcaatccacgacccagtgtatacgtatctcagtattgatcacaactcaaactatatatattttggaatcaacctcaaccctgtatagctaactccaacattcacatatagagtgtctatggttgttccgaaatatatatagatgtgtcgacatgataggtcgaaacattgtatacgtgtctatggtatctcaagattacataatatacaatacaagttgattaagttatggttggaatagatttgttaccaattttcacgtagctaaaatgagaaaaattatccaatcttgttttacccataacttcttcattttaaatccgttttgagtgaatcaaattgctatggtttcatattgaactatattttatgaatctaaacagaaaagtataggtttatagtcggaaaaataagttacaagtcatttttgtaaaggtagtcatttcagtcgaaagaacgacgtctagatgaccattttagaaaacatactttcactttgagtttaaccataatttttggatatagtttcatgttcataataaaaatcattttctcagaataacaacttttaaatcaaagtttatcatagtttttaattaactaacccaaaacagcccgcggtgttactacgacggcgtaaatccggtttttcggtgtttttcgtgtttctaggttttaaatcattaagttagcatatcatatagatatagaacatgtgtttggttgattttaaaagtcaagttagaaggattaacttttgtttgcgaacaagtttagaattaactaaactatgttctagtgattacaagtttaaaccttcgaataagatagctttatatgtatgaatcgaatgatgttatgaacatcattactaccttaagttccttggataaacctactggaaaagataaaaatggatctagcttcaatggatccttggatggctcgaagttcttgaagcaaaatcatgacacgaaaacaagttcaagtaagatcatcacttgaaataagattgttatagttatagaaattgaaccaaagtttgaatatgattattaccttgtattagaatgataacctactgtaagaacaaagattttttgaggttggatgatcaccttacaagattggaagtgagctagcaaacttgaaagtattcttgattttatgtaactagaacttgtagaatatatgaagaacacttagaacttgaagatagaacttgagagagatcaattagatgaagaaaattgaagaatgaaagtgtttgtaggtgtttttggtcgttggtgtatggattagatataaaggatatgtaattttgttttcatgtaaataagtcatgaatgattactcatatttttgtaattttatgagatatttcatgctagttgccaaatgatggttcccacatgtgttaggtgactcacatgggctgctaagagctgatcattggagtgtatatatgatgatgtagcgtgagggtacgaaatagtattatttttaatacaaaatactacaaaatatgacacaagttttattaatttacggatgggatatacctaaaccttgctacaacactataggcagtgtacctaatcgtagagtagtgtagtttttagtaagtccggttcgttccacagggagctagtgattacgtactatatttttataaaactatatttatataaatatatatatatatatataagtagtaatattattataaaaggggggtttttaccgtttaatgaccggtttgtcgattttatatttttaagcgtaaagataaatgacaataattaaagtgcgtaaaataaataaatgacgataaataaaataacaataaataaaattgcgatagaatatgaaataaaaggattatgcttatttaaacttccgtaatcatgatgtttgacgttttgattttaattaattgttactcgggttaattgtcctttgtcatggtttatttgatacatatctggtttttatccataatagtccatcggtcataaatataaagtgcgagtgtcctcgtcaaattacccttatacccgaagtcaaatattccaactaattaaggatttaaactgtgacgcagttatcacttctgtcaacaattacaccagttatcactgtatgtaatctacccctgttttgattagatatgaatattaatttacccacttgatcagtttgaataatcaattacccaacccgaataattaattaaatgattataacagattccatatgaacatcactaaataggacaaccataatcattattaattattaggttaattaatttgaagataggttcgacagactccaatgagttgtcactcaattagacaataccccccatctattaatagtcaatagttcaatttccacaagtgtcggtcttttgcccaaaccttaattatggtccaaagttcaataaccccttcttaatattttagcccaacatcacgattacttcggctcaaataagcataataataact comes from Rutidosis leptorrhynchoides isolate AG116_Rl617_1_P2 chromosome 4, CSIRO_AGI_Rlap_v1, whole genome shotgun sequence and encodes:
- the LOC139842977 gene encoding palmitoyl-acyl carrier protein thioesterase, chloroplastic-like, which gives rise to MAVSAPFCLSSFWNHGMTFSNLRGAKRTIHMHGSINTKYAASSWGLKVNVPAKVTVTRVGAIDSSSVIDLDVGRMVDRFIFRRNFDVRTYETGPDRKVSIETLMNILQETAINHIKAIGLLGDGLGLSPEMCKKNLIWVMGKMLVEVDSYPMCGDIIQVDTWKAAYGKIGMYSNWKLCDAKTGEILIRASCVWLMMNTETRKLSKFPDEVRDEFDKYFVDTPPIVNYDNQKWSTRNENTVHHVCHGLAPTWSDLDINQHVNNARYIGWILKSVPRIILEKYEIVNMALEYCQECRNDNVLQSHTFVVGTNDDKLADNGHVELEHLLELEIGSSGGGGEIMKGRTTWQSKHGKGAHRHRHFQ